In Betaproteobacteria bacterium, a single genomic region encodes these proteins:
- a CDS encoding polyketide cyclase, translating to MSRLIEIRPDPKLDLALERYVDVPQEKVWAAWTRPEQLKQWFVPAPWTISECDVDLRPGGIFRSVMKSPEGQAFANLGCYLEVTENQRLIWTDLMGPGYRPLDKSIADEGCCGFMTAIVTLEAVGKGTKYTATCLHRSEESRKKHEDMGFQDGWGKCLEQMVALIQSGRV from the coding sequence AACTCGATCTCGCGCTGGAACGCTATGTGGATGTGCCGCAGGAAAAAGTATGGGCGGCCTGGACGCGGCCCGAACAGCTCAAACAATGGTTCGTACCCGCGCCTTGGACCATTTCCGAGTGTGACGTCGATTTGCGGCCCGGCGGTATTTTCCGCTCGGTGATGAAGTCGCCCGAAGGTCAGGCCTTCGCGAATCTGGGCTGCTATCTGGAAGTCACCGAAAACCAACGGCTCATTTGGACTGATTTGATGGGGCCAGGGTATCGCCCGCTGGACAAATCGATTGCAGACGAAGGCTGTTGCGGATTCATGACGGCGATCGTCACGCTCGAAGCCGTAGGGAAGGGCACCAAGTACACGGCGACATGCCTGCATCGAAGCGAAGAGAGCCGCAAAAAACACGAGGACATGGGCTTCCAGGATGGCTGGGGCAAATGCCTCGAGCAGATGGTGGCGCTCATTCAATCAGGACGCGTTTGA